One genomic region from Pseudomonas hormoni encodes:
- the lnt gene encoding apolipoprotein N-acyltransferase: MRRMTRPGWPGNLLAVAAGAITTLALAPFDIWPLALLAVGFFYAGLRELSPRQALGRGWCFGFGLFGAGTSWIYYSIHNFGGASVLLAGFLMLLFTAAIAWFFALPAWIWARWLRRNEAPLADAMAFAALWVGQEAFRGWFLTGFPWLYSGYSQLDGPLAGLAPVGGMWLVSFTLALTAALIYNASRLIKTGRKAFIAAGVLLLVGPWVAGIALKGHAWTSPAGAPLSVAAIQGNIEQSMKWDPAQLNAQLALYRDMSFSSKRVDLLIWPETAIPVLKESAEGYLDMMGKFASERDSAMITGVPIREVVRHEKRFFNGITVVGEGDGTYLKQKLVPFGEYVPLQDVLRGLIAFFDLPMSDFARGPADQAMLQAKGYQIAPYICYEVVYPEFAASLAARSDLLLTISNDTWFGTSIGPLQHLQMAQMRALEAGRWMIRATNNGVTGLINPFGQITTQIPQFERGILYGEVVPMRNLTPYLQWRSWPLIIVCVLLFGWALVANRMAKTV, encoded by the coding sequence ATGCGTCGTATGACCCGCCCCGGCTGGCCCGGTAACCTGCTGGCCGTGGCGGCCGGTGCAATCACCACCCTGGCCCTGGCGCCGTTCGATATCTGGCCGTTGGCGTTGCTGGCGGTCGGCTTCTTTTACGCCGGTTTGCGCGAACTGAGCCCCCGCCAGGCCCTCGGCCGTGGCTGGTGCTTCGGTTTCGGCCTGTTTGGCGCCGGCACCAGTTGGATCTACTACAGCATCCACAACTTTGGCGGCGCTTCGGTACTGCTCGCCGGTTTCCTGATGCTGCTGTTCACCGCGGCGATTGCCTGGTTCTTTGCCCTGCCCGCCTGGATCTGGGCGCGCTGGTTGCGTCGCAACGAAGCACCGCTGGCCGATGCCATGGCGTTCGCAGCACTGTGGGTAGGCCAGGAAGCCTTTCGTGGCTGGTTCCTCACCGGTTTTCCGTGGCTTTACTCCGGTTACAGCCAGCTAGACGGCCCGTTGGCCGGGCTCGCCCCCGTGGGCGGGATGTGGCTGGTGTCCTTCACCCTGGCCCTGACGGCCGCGCTGATCTACAACGCTTCGCGCCTGATCAAGACGGGGCGCAAAGCCTTTATTGCGGCGGGTGTGCTGCTGTTGGTCGGCCCTTGGGTCGCCGGCATCGCGCTCAAGGGCCACGCCTGGACCAGCCCGGCGGGTGCACCGCTTAGCGTCGCGGCGATTCAGGGCAATATCGAACAAAGCATGAAGTGGGACCCGGCGCAGCTCAACGCGCAGCTGGCGCTGTACCGCGACATGAGCTTCAGCTCCAAGCGTGTCGACCTGCTGATCTGGCCGGAAACCGCGATCCCGGTGCTCAAGGAGTCCGCCGAAGGCTACCTGGACATGATGGGCAAGTTCGCTTCCGAGCGGGATTCGGCCATGATTACCGGCGTCCCCATCCGCGAAGTCGTCCGTCACGAAAAGCGTTTCTTTAACGGCATCACTGTCGTCGGCGAAGGAGACGGCACTTACCTCAAGCAGAAGCTGGTGCCGTTTGGCGAATACGTGCCATTGCAGGATGTCCTGCGCGGCCTGATCGCCTTCTTCGACCTGCCGATGTCGGACTTTGCCCGTGGCCCCGCCGATCAGGCGATGCTGCAAGCCAAGGGCTATCAGATCGCCCCGTACATCTGCTACGAAGTGGTTTACCCGGAGTTTGCCGCCAGCCTTGCAGCTCGCAGCGATCTGTTGCTGACCATCAGCAACGACACCTGGTTCGGCACTTCCATCGGGCCGTTGCAACACTTGCAGATGGCACAGATGCGCGCGCTTGAGGCCGGCCGCTGGATGATCCGCGCCACCAACAACGGCGTGACCGGCCTGATCAACCCGTTCGGTCAGATCACCACGCAGATCCCGCAGTTCGAACGCGGCATCCTGTACGGCGAAGTGGTGCCGATGCGCAACCTGACGCCTTACCTGCAATGGCGCTCGTGGCCGCTGATCATTGTCTGCGTATTGTTGTTTGGCTGGGCGCTGGTGGCCAACCGGATGGCCAAGACCGTCTGA
- a CDS encoding YdcF family protein translates to MPFRYFVKQLLLPPGILLLLLALAWWFRRSRPRLAGVCFTLGFGGFWLMSLPVVVQWSAKALEREPALDRAEWATLSQRADAIVVLGSGRERGDLAWGDDQPTGVGLGRQRYAARLAKVSGLPILTSGGLHFGTPPSEAKLMADSMFEDSGVTVRWQEGRSRTTWENAQFSAEVLLPQGIKRVVVVTQAWHMPRAVWSFQKAGFEVVPAPVGFLGVDNARPLGGWMPEFKSIWQSGQLLNEAVGQIGYSVFYR, encoded by the coding sequence ATGCCTTTTCGTTACTTCGTAAAACAACTTCTGCTGCCGCCCGGCATTTTGTTGCTGTTGCTGGCGCTTGCCTGGTGGTTTCGTCGCTCAAGACCGCGGCTTGCGGGCGTGTGCTTTACGCTGGGCTTCGGCGGGTTCTGGCTGATGAGTTTGCCGGTGGTGGTGCAATGGAGCGCCAAGGCGCTGGAACGGGAGCCGGCGCTGGATCGCGCCGAATGGGCGACCCTGAGTCAGCGCGCTGATGCGATCGTTGTGCTGGGGTCCGGGCGCGAGCGAGGCGACCTGGCCTGGGGCGATGACCAGCCGACCGGTGTGGGTCTGGGGCGTCAGCGTTATGCAGCGAGACTGGCCAAAGTCTCCGGTTTGCCGATCCTCACCAGTGGCGGCCTGCATTTCGGCACGCCGCCCAGCGAAGCCAAATTGATGGCGGATTCGATGTTCGAAGACTCTGGCGTAACCGTGCGCTGGCAGGAAGGGCGGAGTCGTACAACCTGGGAAAATGCGCAGTTCAGTGCCGAGGTGTTGCTGCCACAAGGGATCAAGCGTGTTGTGGTCGTGACTCAGGCCTGGCACATGCCGCGGGCGGTCTGGAGTTTCCAGAAGGCGGGATTTGAGGTGGTGCCAGCGCCGGTGGGGTTTCTGGGCGTGGACAATGCCCGGCCATTGGGTGGCTGGATGCCTGAGTTCAAGTCGATCTGGCAGAGCGGGCAGTTGCTGAATGAAGCGGTGGGGCAGATCGGGTATTCGGTGTTCTATCGCTGA